The following coding sequences are from one Bufo bufo chromosome 2, aBufBuf1.1, whole genome shotgun sequence window:
- the LOC120991996 gene encoding gastrula zinc finger protein XlCGF17.1-like, with translation MMEEHQPLISQAENSHKNSEGNFMLSLNYKVEDENNMQCSSGENLNVPPGLHSTDMSYNPPVHEESSDQSQIATTSAGQKGVERLQEITKRSRLSTDRRICTREKPYSCPKCVKYFAYKSHLVRHERRHTGEKPYSCSECGKCFMDKSILNRHERSHRGEKPYSCSECGKRFTVRQALVKHALRHTGEKPYSCSECEQCFIQKSDLVSHERNHRRVRLRSQFQNLDFGFDSN, from the exons atgatggaggagcaccagcctcttatatcacagg CAGAAAATTCCCATAAGAATTCTGAGGGAAACTTCATGTTGTCACTAAATTATAAAGTAGAAGATGAAAACAACATGCAatgctcttcaggagaaaaccttaatgtacctccaggacttcacagtacagatatgTCATATAATCCCCCTGTTCATGAGGAATCttctgaccaatcacagattgctACCACAAGTGCTGGTCAGAAAGGGGTTGAAAGGCTTCAAGAGATCACAAAAAGATCAAGACTTTCTACAGACAGAAGAATTTGCACAcgggagaagccgtattcatgtccaAAATGTGTGAAATATTTTGcatataaatcacatcttgttagacatgagagacgtcacacaggagagaagccatattcatgttcagaatgtgggaaatgcttcatGGATAAATCAATTCTTAatagacatgagagaagtcacagaggagagaagccctattcatgttcagaatgtgggaaacgcTTTACAGTTAGACAAGCTCTTGTTAAACATGCActacgtcacacaggagagaagccgtattcatgttcagaatgtgagcaaTGTTTTATtcaaaaatcagatcttgttagtcATGAGAGAAATCACAGAAGAGTAAGATTACGATCACAATTCCAGAATTTAGACTTTGGTTTTGACTCCAATTAA